A window of the Clostridia bacterium genome harbors these coding sequences:
- a CDS encoding DUF3784 domain-containing protein: MLADIIGCVVAAAVFAALGILLINEKCLTLYTAYFAATPEQRKAYDKRALGRFGGGLMLFFAACMVLAMVGVILEVGWMSTVVIVLVIVGGLTAFVYANTGNRFKVK; the protein is encoded by the coding sequence ATGCTGGCGGATATCATCGGATGCGTTGTTGCTGCAGCGGTTTTCGCTGCGCTCGGGATACTGCTTATCAACGAGAAGTGCTTAACCCTGTATACCGCCTATTTCGCAGCTACACCCGAGCAAAGAAAAGCGTATGACAAGAGAGCTTTAGGCAGATTTGGAGGAGGGTTGATGCTCTTCTTCGCTGCATGCATGGTGTTGGCCATGGTAGGGGTCATACTTGAAGTCGGCTGGATGAGCACGGTGGTCATTGTGCTTGTGATTGTCGGAGGACTGACGGCATTTGTCTATGCGAATACGGGCAATAGGTTTAAGGTGAAATAG